A window from Rhodospirillaceae bacterium encodes these proteins:
- a CDS encoding F0F1 ATP synthase subunit alpha, producing the protein MKIGAAEISAILKKEIAEFGTESTVSEVGQVLSVGDGIARVYGLDNVQAGEMVEFPGGIRGMALNLEEDNVGIVIFGDDRNIREGDTVKRTGQIVEVPVGKGLLGRVVDPLGNPLDGKGPIESDNTQRVDVKAPGIIPRRSVHEPMQTGLKAIDALIPVGRGQRELIIGDRQTGKTAIAIDTILNQKAVNDTDDESKKLYCIYVAIGQKRSTVAQIAKTLTESGAMDYTIIVAATASDPAPLQFLAPYSGCTMGEYFRDNGMHALIVYDDLSKQAVAYRQMSLLLRRPPGREAYPGDVFYLHSRLLERSAKMSEDHGGGSLTALPIIETQAGDVSAYIPTNVISITDGQIFLETDLFYRGIRPAVNVGLSVSRVGSAAQIKAMKQVAGSIKLELAQFREMEAFAQFGSDLDAATQQLLNRGKRLTELLKQDQYSPLPVEEQVVVIFAGVKGYLDKIEVADITRFEEQLLSEVRAKGAAILEKIRTEKKLSDATEAELKTLLDHFSKTFA; encoded by the coding sequence ATGAAAATCGGAGCTGCGGAAATTTCCGCCATTCTCAAAAAGGAAATTGCAGAATTCGGGACCGAAAGCACGGTCAGCGAAGTGGGACAAGTCTTGTCTGTCGGCGACGGCATAGCCCGCGTTTATGGGCTCGACAATGTGCAAGCCGGTGAAATGGTTGAATTTCCCGGCGGCATCCGTGGCATGGCACTGAACCTCGAGGAGGACAATGTCGGCATCGTCATTTTTGGCGATGACCGGAACATCCGCGAAGGCGACACCGTCAAGCGCACCGGCCAGATTGTCGAAGTGCCGGTCGGCAAAGGGCTGCTGGGACGCGTCGTCGACCCCCTGGGGAACCCCCTTGATGGCAAAGGCCCCATCGAATCGGACAACACGCAGCGGGTGGACGTCAAGGCACCCGGCATCATTCCACGTCGTTCCGTACACGAGCCGATGCAGACGGGCCTCAAAGCAATCGACGCCTTGATCCCGGTCGGCCGCGGCCAGCGCGAATTGATCATCGGCGACCGTCAGACAGGAAAGACGGCGATTGCCATCGACACGATTTTGAATCAAAAAGCGGTCAACGATACGGATGACGAGTCAAAGAAGCTCTATTGCATCTATGTCGCCATCGGCCAGAAGCGCTCGACCGTGGCCCAGATTGCCAAAACGCTGACCGAAAGCGGCGCGATGGACTACACCATCATCGTCGCCGCCACCGCGTCGGACCCGGCACCGCTTCAGTTCCTGGCCCCCTATTCGGGTTGCACGATGGGCGAATATTTCCGCGACAACGGCATGCACGCACTGATCGTTTATGATGATCTGTCGAAGCAGGCCGTCGCTTACCGGCAAATGTCGCTGTTGCTACGTCGTCCGCCGGGGCGCGAAGCCTATCCGGGGGACGTTTTTTATCTTCACTCTCGCCTTCTGGAACGCTCGGCGAAGATGAGCGAGGATCACGGCGGCGGTTCCCTTACCGCCCTTCCCATCATCGAAACCCAGGCCGGCGACGTGTCTGCCTATATTCCGACGAACGTGATTTCGATCACGGACGGTCAGATCTTTCTTGAAACGGACCTTTTCTACCGTGGCATTCGCCCGGCGGTGAATGTCGGCCTGTCGGTGAGCCGCGTTGGCTCAGCCGCCCAGATCAAGGCGATGAAGCAGGTTGCCGGCTCGATCAAGCTTGAACTTGCCCAGTTCCGCGAGATGGAAGCCTTCGCGCAATTCGGCTCGGATCTGGACGCCGCCACGCAACAGCTGCTTAATCGCGGCAAGCGGCTGACGGAATTGTTGAAACAGGACCAGTATTCGCCGCTTCCCGTCGAAGAACAGGTGGTTGTTATCTTTGCGGGTGTGAAGGGCTATCTCGACAAAATCGAGGTCGCGGACATCACGCGCTTTGAAGAGCAGCTGCTCTCCGAAGTCCGCGCAAAGGGTGCCGCCATTCTGGAAAAAATCCGGACGGAGAAAAAGCTCTCCGACGCAACGGAAGCCGAGCTTAAAACCCTCCTCGATCATTTCAGCAAGACCTTCGCCTAG
- a CDS encoding F0F1 ATP synthase subunit gamma gives MPSLKDLRTRITSVQSTQKITSAMKMVAASKLRRAQEQAEAGRPYANRMERMVGSLADSLRAFEAAPKLLIGTGDDTTHLLIVATSDRGLCGGFNSSIVRAAKARLRSLAAHGKQAKIICVGRKGHLQLRREYGSIILAAIPGPSKGNVTFKNAEDITNRIVALFEEGAFDVCTVIYNKFISAISQEVTERQLIPFPASEEEDGKADGLDAVYEYEPEEELLLAQLLPENLGVQIYRALLENAASEQGSRMAAMDNATRNAGDLIDQLKLSYNRTRQAYITKELMEIVSGAEAL, from the coding sequence ATGCCTAGTCTCAAGGATCTTCGCACCCGGATCACATCCGTCCAGTCAACGCAGAAAATCACGTCTGCGATGAAGATGGTGGCGGCGTCCAAGCTGCGCCGCGCCCAAGAGCAGGCCGAAGCGGGCCGGCCCTATGCCAACCGGATGGAACGCATGGTTGGTTCGCTTGCTGACAGCCTGCGCGCGTTCGAGGCAGCGCCGAAACTTCTCATCGGCACCGGCGACGACACGACGCATCTGCTGATCGTTGCAACCTCGGACCGGGGACTTTGCGGCGGGTTTAATTCCTCGATCGTACGTGCCGCGAAAGCGCGACTGCGTTCGCTTGCCGCCCACGGCAAGCAGGCAAAAATTATTTGCGTCGGGCGCAAGGGGCATCTGCAATTGCGGCGGGAATATGGCAGCATCATTCTTGCTGCGATCCCCGGCCCCAGCAAAGGGAACGTCACCTTTAAAAACGCGGAGGACATCACCAACCGCATCGTCGCCCTTTTCGAAGAAGGCGCGTTCGATGTCTGCACGGTGATCTATAACAAATTTATCTCGGCCATCTCCCAAGAGGTGACGGAACGTCAGCTTATTCCCTTCCCCGCCTCCGAAGAAGAAGACGGAAAGGCGGACGGCTTGGACGCAGTCTATGAATACGAGCCAGAAGAAGAATTGCTTCTTGCCCAGCTGTTGCCTGAAAATCTTGGGGTTCAGATCTATCGCGCCCTGCTTGAAAACGCGGCAAGCGAACAAGGCTCGAGAATGGCGGCCATGGACAACGCCACACGCAACGCAGGCGATTTGATCGACCAGTTGAAGCTTAGCTACAACCGGACGCGCCAAGCGTATATCACGAAGGAATTGATGGAAATCGTATCCGGCGCCGAGGCGCTCTAA
- the atpD gene encoding F0F1 ATP synthase subunit beta, translating into MAGQTGKITQVLGAVIDVQFEGELPRILNALHCDNHGNLLVLEVAQHLGESTVRTIAMDSAEGLVRGQKVTDTGEPISMPVGPETLGRIMNVIGDPIDERGPIKTKKRLPIHRSAPSFQDQSTEAEILITGIKVVDLLAPYAKGGKIGLFGGAGVGKTVIIMELINNIAKAHGGVSVFAGVGERTREGNDLYHEMIESGVIKLDGEGSKAALVYGQMNEPPGARARVALSGLTVAEYFRDEEGQDVLFFVDNIFRFTQAGSEVSALLGRIPSAVGYQPTLATDMGTLQERITTTKKGSITSVQAIYVPADDLTDPAPATSFAHLDATTVLSRQIAELGIYPAVDPLDSTSRMLDPRIVGEEHYKVARDVQVVLQAYKSLQDIIAILGMDELSEEDKLTVARARKIQRFLSQPFFVAEIFTGKSGVFVSLEETIKGFKGIVAGEYDDLPEAAFYMVGTIDEAIAKAKEMAAEAA; encoded by the coding sequence ATGGCAGGACAAACCGGTAAAATTACACAAGTACTTGGCGCCGTCATTGACGTGCAGTTCGAAGGCGAATTGCCACGTATTTTGAACGCGCTTCATTGCGACAACCACGGCAACCTTCTGGTTCTGGAAGTTGCCCAGCATCTGGGTGAATCAACCGTCCGCACGATTGCAATGGATTCGGCGGAAGGGCTCGTTCGCGGTCAGAAAGTGACCGATACCGGAGAGCCGATCAGCATGCCAGTGGGACCGGAAACCCTCGGTCGCATCATGAATGTCATCGGCGACCCCATCGACGAGCGCGGCCCGATCAAGACGAAAAAGAGACTGCCGATTCACCGTTCTGCCCCAAGTTTTCAGGATCAGTCTACGGAAGCGGAAATTCTCATCACCGGCATCAAAGTCGTCGACCTGCTGGCCCCTTACGCGAAGGGCGGCAAGATCGGGCTGTTCGGCGGTGCCGGCGTTGGCAAGACCGTCATTATCATGGAGCTCATCAACAACATCGCGAAGGCCCATGGTGGCGTTTCCGTTTTTGCCGGCGTTGGCGAACGGACGCGTGAGGGGAACGATCTTTACCACGAGATGATCGAGTCCGGCGTTATCAAGCTGGACGGCGAGGGATCGAAGGCGGCGCTGGTTTATGGCCAGATGAACGAGCCTCCCGGCGCGCGCGCGCGTGTGGCCCTTTCCGGCCTGACGGTTGCGGAATATTTCCGCGACGAAGAGGGGCAGGACGTTCTTTTCTTCGTCGACAACATTTTCCGCTTTACCCAGGCTGGTTCCGAAGTCTCCGCCCTTCTTGGCCGCATTCCCAGCGCGGTTGGCTATCAGCCAACCCTTGCCACCGACATGGGCACGCTTCAGGAGCGCATCACGACGACGAAAAAAGGTTCCATCACGTCGGTTCAGGCGATCTATGTGCCAGCCGATGACTTGACGGACCCGGCGCCGGCAACGTCCTTTGCCCATCTTGATGCGACGACCGTGCTGTCGCGCCAGATCGCCGAGCTTGGCATCTATCCGGCGGTCGATCCTCTCGATTCGACCTCCCGCATGCTGGACCCGCGCATCGTCGGCGAGGAACATTACAAGGTCGCCCGTGACGTCCAGGTGGTGTTGCAGGCTTACAAATCGCTTCAGGACATCATCGCCATTCTCGGCATGGACGAGCTTTCAGAAGAAGACAAGCTCACCGTTGCGCGGGCCCGTAAAATTCAGCGGTTCCTGTCCCAACCCTTCTTCGTGGCGGAAATCTTCACCGGCAAGTCCGGCGTTTTCGTCTCCCTCGAAGAAACGATCAAGGGCTTCAAGGGCATCGTTGCCGGCGAATATGACGACCTGCCGGAGGCGGCTTTCTACATGGTCGGCACGATCGACGAAGCGATCGCGAAGGCGAAGGAGATGGCCGCGGAAGCGGCCTAG
- the atpC gene encoding ATP synthase F1 subunit epsilon has protein sequence MTDKVAFELVSPEKLLISRNVDFVVVPGEEGDFAVLPGHAPLLSGMRAGIIEIHEEGSEKTGLFITGGFAEATPTRCTVLARDVTPMADMDRTQIEQRLANAKDDLGLHAEDTNAQGELAVAEAMLTAINSWEKA, from the coding sequence ATGACCGACAAGGTCGCTTTCGAGCTCGTTTCCCCGGAAAAGCTTCTGATTTCCCGCAACGTCGATTTTGTCGTCGTCCCGGGCGAAGAGGGGGATTTCGCCGTGCTGCCGGGCCATGCGCCGCTACTTTCAGGCATGCGCGCCGGCATCATCGAAATTCATGAGGAAGGCAGCGAGAAAACAGGCCTTTTCATCACTGGCGGCTTCGCAGAGGCGACGCCGACGCGGTGCACGGTGCTGGCCAGGGACGTCACGCCCATGGCCGACATGGACCGCACGCAGATCGAACAGCGCCTCGCGAACGCAAAGGACGACCTTGGGCTTCACGCTGAAGACACGAACGCCCAGGGAGAACTTGCCGTCGCAGAGGCCATGTTGACGGCGATAAATTCCTGGGAAAAGGCCTAG
- a CDS encoding rubrerythrin family protein has product MSAKWALDDIPWEKFDPGKVNPDLLRTVKAASLVERNADDYAVYLCNVFHDDPEFQQAVRHWAIEECQHGEALRRWAEMADSSFDFEKSFRRFTEGFQIPLEVSQSVRGSRTGELIARCVVEVGTSANYSAIADASDEPVLKKISQNIAGDEFRHYKLFYTHMKRYCAVERPSLLFRLRIAFGRILESEDDELAFAYFCANDEPEPYERKKSNAAYMQRTYRCLERRHLERAIAMTMKAATLHLNAHVLRLLARLAYRFMRWRAQNVST; this is encoded by the coding sequence ATGTCCGCAAAATGGGCGCTTGACGATATTCCCTGGGAAAAATTTGACCCCGGCAAGGTGAACCCGGATCTGCTTCGCACCGTCAAAGCGGCCAGCCTTGTCGAACGAAATGCAGATGACTACGCCGTTTATCTCTGCAACGTCTTTCACGACGACCCGGAATTTCAGCAGGCAGTTCGCCATTGGGCTATTGAAGAATGCCAGCATGGCGAAGCGCTGCGCCGCTGGGCGGAAATGGCCGATTCCAGCTTTGATTTTGAGAAAAGTTTCCGCCGTTTTACCGAGGGCTTCCAGATTCCCCTCGAAGTTTCCCAGTCGGTTCGCGGCTCGCGCACCGGGGAATTGATCGCGCGCTGCGTGGTCGAGGTCGGAACCAGCGCAAATTATTCTGCCATTGCCGACGCATCGGACGAGCCGGTGCTGAAAAAAATCAGTCAAAACATCGCTGGCGACGAATTTCGGCATTACAAACTTTTCTACACGCATATGAAGCGTTATTGCGCGGTTGAACGTCCAAGCCTGCTTTTTCGTTTGCGCATTGCCTTTGGACGCATCCTTGAATCGGAAGATGACGAGCTGGCCTTTGCCTATTTCTGCGCCAATGACGAACCCGAACCCTATGAGCGCAAGAAAAGCAACGCCGCCTATATGCAACGCACCTATCGCTGTTTGGAACGGCGCCATTTGGAACGCGCAATTGCGATGACGATGAAGGCGGCAACGCTGCACCTGAACGCGCATGTGCTTCGCCTGCTTGCCCGGCTGGCCTACCGTTTCATGCGCTGGCGGGCGCAAAACGTCAGCACCTGA
- a CDS encoding RNA pyrophosphohydrolase: protein MSTQAKAPAKPEAKPYRLGVGMLLLNPAGRVFVGSRIDMPGDAWQMPQGGIEPGETPEEAALRELQEEVGTNAAEIIATSRDWYFYDLPKTLLRKIWGGSYRGQQQKWFVLRFLGEDCDICIDGEQPEFRDWRWAAFETLPDLAIPFKRRLYEGLVTEFAPVMREFSEKT from the coding sequence ATGAGCACACAAGCGAAAGCCCCGGCTAAGCCTGAGGCAAAACCCTACCGGCTGGGCGTCGGCATGCTGCTTTTAAATCCGGCCGGTCGGGTCTTTGTCGGCAGTCGCATCGACATGCCGGGCGACGCGTGGCAAATGCCACAAGGGGGGATCGAACCCGGCGAGACGCCGGAAGAAGCCGCCTTGCGCGAGTTGCAAGAGGAAGTGGGTACGAACGCTGCGGAAATTATTGCCACAAGCAGGGATTGGTATTTTTACGACCTTCCCAAAACGCTTCTTCGAAAAATCTGGGGAGGAAGCTATCGCGGCCAGCAACAAAAATGGTTCGTTCTTCGGTTTCTGGGAGAGGATTGCGACATCTGCATCGATGGCGAACAGCCGGAATTTCGGGATTGGCGCTGGGCCGCCTTTGAAACGCTGCCCGATCTGGCCATTCCCTTCAAACGCCGGCTGTACGAAGGTCTGGTGACGGAATTTGCGCCCGTCATGCGGGAATTTTCAGAAAAGACGTAA
- a CDS encoding peptidase S41, whose protein sequence is MRIFVLVATVAVAFLFSVTLEAKEKDSDETYRQLGLLGEVFERVRTSYVDEVEDKELIEAAINGMLISLDPHSGYLNPKDFEDMQVRTRGEFGGLGIEVTMENGFVKVVSPIDDTPAYRAGIQTGDYITHLDDQPVMGLTLQQAVEQMRGDVGKKIKLTIRREGSDRIDVTITRAKIKIKSVRSRMEGDIGYVRVSSFNEQTESNLEKAIAKFRKEKGGNLQGLVLDLRNNPGGLLDQAIAVSDAFLEKGEIVSTRGRSMEDVQRFSARSGDLVDGLPIVVLINGGSASASEIVAGALQDHHRAIVLGTRSFGKGSVQTIVPLGKYGAMRLTTARYYTPSGRSIQAKGIDPDILVEPARLEKLKAVERSREENLRGALTNEEASPKTKKPEKKEAALKDYQLLRALDLIRGVSLYSDWLQRPPS, encoded by the coding sequence ATGCGTATTTTTGTTCTGGTGGCTACTGTTGCGGTGGCGTTTCTGTTTTCCGTAACGCTTGAGGCAAAAGAAAAAGACTCTGACGAGACGTACCGCCAACTAGGCCTGCTGGGCGAGGTGTTTGAGCGTGTCCGCACGAGCTATGTCGATGAGGTGGAAGACAAGGAACTGATCGAGGCGGCCATCAACGGCATGCTGATCTCCCTTGATCCCCACTCCGGCTATCTCAACCCGAAAGATTTCGAAGACATGCAGGTCCGTACCCGTGGTGAGTTTGGCGGCCTTGGCATTGAAGTCACGATGGAAAACGGTTTCGTAAAGGTCGTGTCGCCGATTGACGATACGCCGGCCTATCGCGCGGGCATTCAGACCGGCGACTACATCACGCATCTTGATGACCAGCCGGTCATGGGGCTAACGCTACAACAGGCGGTTGAACAAATGCGGGGCGACGTCGGCAAAAAAATCAAATTGACCATTCGCCGTGAGGGAAGCGATCGGATCGATGTAACCATTACGCGCGCAAAAATTAAAATTAAATCCGTTCGTTCGCGAATGGAAGGCGATATCGGTTACGTCCGCGTCAGTTCATTTAACGAACAGACGGAAAGCAATCTCGAAAAAGCGATTGCAAAATTTCGAAAAGAGAAAGGCGGCAATCTGCAAGGCCTTGTCCTGGACCTTCGCAACAACCCCGGCGGTCTTCTGGATCAGGCCATCGCCGTTTCCGATGCGTTTCTTGAGAAGGGCGAGATTGTTTCGACGCGCGGCCGATCGATGGAGGATGTGCAACGGTTTAGTGCGCGCTCTGGTGATTTGGTAGACGGTCTGCCGATTGTTGTTTTGATCAATGGTGGTTCGGCGTCGGCTTCGGAAATCGTTGCCGGTGCGCTTCAGGATCACCATCGGGCGATCGTGCTCGGCACCCGCTCCTTTGGCAAAGGGTCCGTGCAAACCATTGTCCCGCTTGGGAAATATGGCGCTATGCGCTTGACGACGGCGCGTTACTATACGCCATCTGGGCGCTCCATTCAGGCGAAGGGGATCGATCCCGATATTCTTGTCGAACCGGCGCGGCTTGAAAAGCTGAAAGCCGTTGAACGTTCGCGCGAGGAAAATTTGCGGGGTGCCTTGACGAACGAAGAGGCGAGCCCGAAAACGAAAAAGCCTGAAAAAAAGGAAGCGGCGTTGAAAGATTACCAATTGCTGCGCGCCCTTGATCTCATTCGGGGCGTCTCCCTTTATTCAGACTGGCTTCAACGGCCGCCCTCCTGA
- a CDS encoding peptidase M23, which produces MWRYRMGAGAVLLVLILLGLALPARGESPGQKLRDVERAMEEGLGRKATLEKKADALAKNIRTIRKGMIAAARNAQEREENVSSLESRLGGLEAKLSERRHALQQKHNQFGNVFAALERLALVPQEAVLVLPARSIDTVRSIQLIRYAIPRIESKAGALRRELAIFSSLRAEIGRRQDDLXQETKALSKERKQLGRLLARKQSLKKRTRAESKKEIXRLRKLGEQAKDLRELLARLERARKTEAFSPLPIEAIPSFRAARGTLPLPARGRLVRQYGEQTELGMSSKGIQIETRKSAQVIAPFDGQIVFAGLFRGYGRLLIIRHSEGYHTLLAGLFRIDGAVGQWVLAGEPVGIMGHPAHGSPALYVELRRKGQSIDPLPWLAAGKNKVSG; this is translated from the coding sequence ATGTGGCGATATCGCATGGGGGCTGGCGCTGTCTTGCTCGTCCTGATTTTGCTAGGCCTGGCCTTGCCGGCGCGGGGCGAAAGTCCGGGGCAGAAGCTGCGCGATGTTGAGCGTGCCATGGAGGAAGGTCTTGGCCGCAAAGCGACGCTTGAGAAAAAAGCCGACGCGCTCGCGAAAAACATTCGAACCATCCGCAAGGGAATGATCGCCGCGGCGCGCAATGCACAGGAACGCGAGGAAAACGTTTCTTCCCTTGAAAGCCGGCTTGGCGGGCTTGAGGCCAAACTTTCCGAGCGACGGCACGCGTTGCAACAAAAGCACAATCAATTCGGAAATGTTTTTGCAGCCCTTGAACGGTTGGCGCTTGTTCCGCAGGAAGCGGTTCTTGTCTTGCCGGCGCGTTCCATCGACACCGTTCGCAGCATTCAGCTTATTCGTTATGCCATTCCGAGGATCGAATCGAAAGCCGGCGCTTTGCGTCGCGAGCTTGCGATTTTCTCAAGCTTGCGCGCGGAAATCGGACGCCGGCAGGACGATCTGGYGCAAGAGACAAAGGCCCTTTCGAAAGAACGGAAACAGCTTGGGCGGTTGCTTGCACGCAAGCAGTCGCTGAAAAAGAGGACGCGCGCGGAAAGCAAAAAGGAAATTGYACGGCTGCGTAAATTAGGCGAACAGGCGAAAGACCTTCGCGAACTTCTGGCACGGCTGGAACGCGCGCGGAAAACCGAGGCGTTTTCGCCCCTGCCCATAGAAGCCATTCCCTCCTTCCGGGCTGCGCGCGGGACGCTTCCCCTGCCGGCGCGTGGGAGGCTTGTTCGCCAGTATGGCGAGCAAACGGAGCTGGGCATGTCCAGCAAGGGCATTCAGATCGAAACCCGGAAATCTGCCCAGGTTATTGCCCCTTTCGATGGCCAGATCGTCTTCGCGGGCCTCTTTCGTGGGTATGGGCGGCTCTTGATCATCCGCCACAGCGAGGGCTATCATACTCTACTGGCTGGATTATTCCGGATTGACGGGGCCGTGGGCCAATGGGTGCTTGCCGGGGAGCCCGTAGGGATCATGGGACACCCGGCACATGGAAGCCCGGCTCTCTACGTCGAACTGCGTCGTAAAGGCCAATCCATCGACCCGCTGCCATGGCTGGCGGCAGGAAAAAACAAGGTTAGCGGATAA
- a CDS encoding phosphoglycerate mutase (2,3-diphosphoglycerate-independent) (catalyzes the interconversion of 2-phosphoglycerate and 3-phosphoglycerate), with product MPTAKKRRPVVLCILDGWGHREAREMNAIAMAQTPNWDRFLAACPHGLLQASESHVGLPAGQMGNSEVGHMNLGAGRVVPQNLPRIDAAIKDGSLAGNADLQAFIARLLARGGTCHLMGLLSPGGVHSHQAQILFLVRTLAAAGVKVALHVFLDGRDTPPQSAKAYLEAFLAEAGALPGFRVATLCGRYYAMDRDNRWERTEKAYRVLAEGHGVAAVDPVAAIAKSYAKGVTDEFVRPVAIKGHEGIHEGDGVLIANFRADRVRQIFAALLDPDFDHFKRQQSVPQIPAIGLTEYSKDLSAFHAVLFPNTELKGILGEVVAAAGKTQLRIAETEKYAHVTFFLNGGREKCFPGEERILVPSPKVATYDLQPEMSAHEVTNRLVEAINASRFDLVVVNYANGDMVGHTGKLAAAIAAVETLDGCLGRLAAALVQAGGVLLITADHGNVEKMEDGISGEPHTAHTLGPVPIVMVNGPKASLADGTLADVAPTLLELLGLPQPKEMTGHSLLVSNRAGVSVPSAKA from the coding sequence ATGCCAACAGCCAAAAAACGCCGCCCTGTCGTGCTTTGCATCCTTGACGGATGGGGCCACCGTGAGGCGCGTGAGATGAACGCGATTGCCATGGCCCAAACGCCGAACTGGGACCGGTTTCTGGCGGCCTGCCCCCATGGGTTGTTGCAGGCATCCGAAAGCCATGTGGGTCTGCCCGCCGGGCAGATGGGCAATTCGGAAGTCGGCCACATGAATTTGGGTGCCGGGCGCGTCGTTCCCCAGAACCTGCCCCGGATTGATGCGGCAATCAAGGACGGCAGCCTTGCCGGAAACGCCGACCTTCAGGCCTTCATCGCCAGGCTTTTGGCACGTGGTGGCACCTGCCATCTGATGGGGTTGCTTTCGCCGGGCGGTGTGCATTCCCACCAGGCACAGATTCTTTTTCTGGTGCGAACGCTTGCCGCAGCGGGCGTGAAGGTGGCGCTGCACGTCTTCCTCGATGGCCGCGACACGCCGCCGCAAAGCGCGAAGGCGTATCTTGAAGCCTTTCTGGCGGAAGCCGGAGCGTTGCCCGGTTTTCGGGTTGCCACCCTTTGCGGGCGCTATTACGCGATGGATCGCGACAACCGTTGGGAGCGGACGGAAAAGGCTTACCGCGTCCTTGCTGAAGGTCACGGCGTGGCAGCCGTTGATCCGGTGGCCGCGATTGCAAAAAGCTATGCCAAAGGCGTGACCGACGAATTTGTTCGCCCGGTCGCCATCAAAGGGCATGAGGGCATCCACGAAGGCGATGGCGTGTTGATAGCGAATTTCCGGGCGGATCGCGTTCGACAGATATTCGCCGCCTTGCTCGATCCGGATTTTGACCATTTCAAGCGCCAGCAAAGCGTTCCGCAGATACCGGCCATTGGCCTGACGGAATATTCAAAAGATCTAAGCGCGTTCCACGCTGTCCTTTTTCCAAACACGGAACTGAAGGGAATTCTCGGCGAGGTCGTGGCGGCGGCCGGGAAAACGCAGCTTCGTATCGCCGAGACGGAAAAATACGCCCATGTGACCTTTTTCCTGAACGGTGGCCGCGAGAAATGTTTTCCTGGCGAGGAGCGAATTCTGGTGCCGTCGCCAAAAGTCGCCACCTACGATCTGCAACCAGAAATGTCGGCCCATGAGGTGACGAACCGCCTGGTTGAAGCGATCAATGCGTCCCGGTTTGATCTGGTCGTTGTGAATTACGCAAATGGTGACATGGTTGGCCATACGGGCAAACTTGCGGCGGCAATTGCGGCGGTAGAGACGCTCGATGGCTGCCTTGGGCGGCTGGCGGCTGCCCTGGTCCAGGCCGGCGGCGTGCTTCTGATTACCGCCGACCATGGCAATGTCGAGAAAATGGAAGATGGAATCAGCGGCGAACCGCACACGGCCCATACCCTGGGGCCCGTTCCCATTGTGATGGTGAACGGACCCAAGGCGTCGCTTGCCGACGGCACGCTTGCCGACGTCGCGCCAACCCTGCTTGAATTGCTTGGGTTGCCGCAACCAAAGGAGATGACCGGCCATTCGCTTCTTGTTTCCAATCGCGCCGGCGTATCGGTGCCCTCTGCGAAGGCATAG